CGACCCTTCCGAGCAAGCCATCGAGAGCGCCAACACCGTCTTCACCGTGTGCAACGGCTATCTCGCGCTCAAAGGCAACCTGCTGGAGAATCGAAGCGGCAGGCACCCCTCCACCTTCGTGGCGGCGGTGTTCGGACACGCCGATTACTTTGCGTTCGTGCGCCCGGTGAGCTATGAGCGGAGACACTTCGACCCGAAGTACTTCGACGACGCGGGGCCCAACCCGTCCATCGCCAACCTGCCCGATCCGCTGATGCTGCGAGTGCTCATCGGCAACCGGGAGCTGAGCTTTCGGCGGGGGACTGTGTCCGGCTTCCGACAGGAGTACGACTTGCGGCGCGGCGTGTACTCCTACCATTACGAGATTCAGGATGCGGCCGGGCGGAACACGCGTGTCGAGATGGAGCGATTCTGTGACATGCGGTTCGCTCATCGCGCCTACCTTCGCTACACCATCACGCCGCTCGATTACAGCGAGGAGGTACGGATCGAGAGCGGGGTTGACGGCACGATCCGCTCCAACCTGAAGGAAGACAAGCAGTACGAGGTGGTGGGAGCGTGGGCCGAGGCCGGTGTGTGCAGGTTGGATGCACGCACCTATCTGAAGGGGCAGCACGTCCGTATGGCAGTTGCCACCGAGGTGGCCGGAATCGATTCGGACGAGTCTTTCGTCCGGGACTCTCAAACCTATTCGGTGCATCGCCTCTCTGCGAGCGTCGGCGTGCCAATCCGGGTGACGAAGTACATCGCCGTAGCTAGCGAAGAGGATGTAAGACACGGCGTCGCGTGTGACGAGATGTCCGAGCTTCGTGCCGCACGGGCCGAGGGCTACGACGCAGCACTAGTAGCTAACAGCAAATGGTGGGATACTACATGGCAACGCATGGACGTGCAGATCGAAGGCGACGACCTCGCACAGTTCTATCTCCGCTTCTGCCTGATGCACCTAATCAGTGCCGCGCCGAGGCACAGTGACAAGTTGAGCATCCCATGCAAGCTACTCACCGGTGAGTGGTATCAAGGCACCGTCTTTTACGACACTGACCTGTACATCGAGCCGGTGTTCTTGTTCACTTGGCCAGAAGTCGCGCGCGCCTGTCTCAACTACCGGCACGTGGGACTCGAGCCTGGCCGGGCCATTGCCAAGCGCTTCGGGTGGAAGGGCGCGAAGCTCGCATGGCAGGCGGGGCCGTATGGCGAGGAGGAGCTGGGCTACTGGTGGCGGTATACGCTGACTAACATCCATATCAACGGGGATGTCGCATATAGCCTGATGCAATACTGGTGGGCTACGCGCGACATCGAGTTCCTGGCACGCCAGGGCATCGAGATGTTAGTGGAGTTCTCGCGATTCTACGTGTCGCGGGCCAGCTACGATCCGTCTGATGACAGCTATCACTTCGAGGGGGTTGCAGGACCTGATGAGGGGCACTGCGAGAGCAGGGACAACTTCTACACGAACATCCTGGCACGCAAGACCTTGGAGTGGACGGTGGACGTCCTTCGACTGCTATCGAAGGAGCGGCCCGAGGACCATGCTCGCGTCATGAGCGAGATGGGTGTGAGCGATGAGGAGATTCGTGAGTGGTCGCGCGTCGCCGGGCGCATCGTGTACCTCCTGGATGCCGAGAGCGGCTTGATCGAGCAGTATGAAGGGTACTACCGACTGCTCCCCATACCGGAGAACTTGCTGGAGCATCGCAAGGAGTGGTGGACGCCGGTGTTCCCCTATCAGGCGATTCATCAGCCGGACGTGGTGATGGCGCTCGTGATGTTCCGAGACGAGTTCCCGGAGAAGGTACTGCGCGCGAACTACGAGTACTACAAAGAGCGGTGCATGAACTTCAGCTCCATGAGCTTCGTGATCAACTCGATCATGGGAAAGCTGATAGGTGACATGGACTATGCGTACGAGCAGTTCATGATCAGCGCGGGCGAGGACCTGGACGAATCGCTGACGGGTCGTCACGATGTGAACGATGGGATTCACGGCACGGCGTCGGGCGGCGCATGGTTGGCGGCGGTGTCCGGCTTCGGTGGGGTATCTCTGTCCGAGCGCGGGCTATCCATCGAGCCGCGACTGCCGAAGCACTGGACCTCGCTGTCGTTCCGCATCTGTTATCTCGGGACGTGGCTG
This window of the Fimbriimonadia bacterium genome carries:
- a CDS encoding glycoside hydrolase family 65 protein, with amino-acid sequence MQRDTWTVVKTDPSEQAIESANTVFTVCNGYLALKGNLLENRSGRHPSTFVAAVFGHADYFAFVRPVSYERRHFDPKYFDDAGPNPSIANLPDPLMLRVLIGNRELSFRRGTVSGFRQEYDLRRGVYSYHYEIQDAAGRNTRVEMERFCDMRFAHRAYLRYTITPLDYSEEVRIESGVDGTIRSNLKEDKQYEVVGAWAEAGVCRLDARTYLKGQHVRMAVATEVAGIDSDESFVRDSQTYSVHRLSASVGVPIRVTKYIAVASEEDVRHGVACDEMSELRAARAEGYDAALVANSKWWDTTWQRMDVQIEGDDLAQFYLRFCLMHLISAAPRHSDKLSIPCKLLTGEWYQGTVFYDTDLYIEPVFLFTWPEVARACLNYRHVGLEPGRAIAKRFGWKGAKLAWQAGPYGEEELGYWWRYTLTNIHINGDVAYSLMQYWWATRDIEFLARQGIEMLVEFSRFYVSRASYDPSDDSYHFEGVAGPDEGHCESRDNFYTNILARKTLEWTVDVLRLLSKERPEDHARVMSEMGVSDEEIREWSRVAGRIVYLLDAESGLIEQYEGYYRLLPIPENLLEHRKEWWTPVFPYQAIHQPDVVMALVMFRDEFPEKVLRANYEYYKERCMNFSSMSFVINSIMGKLIGDMDYAYEQFMISAGEDLDESLTGRHDVNDGIHGTASGGAWLAAVSGFGGVSLSERGLSIEPRLPKHWTSLSFRICYLGTWLRVRATQDAVSVEVGGGSPLMVTVCGQPRRLESGRQYEFALP